In one window of Mucilaginibacter auburnensis DNA:
- a CDS encoding PAS domain-containing protein — protein MENLLLTPDKEKNYQSYMVFALTIIWSLATSLVVVVGFFYFPLLWSRWVLLLTIAIVIAVSNLALNYYGHTRTASWLLCTMLWFYITIPCITAGGIFAPGILSQTAIILTAGFLLGRRGGLAIGLLTIVADFLLAWLELNGHLPETVVLHDPFSRWISAIIPFGTVMVLQYYAIDHLRKSLTSMQREMVKRRNAEAAKDDTSRELSVREQELQDYKYALDISSIVAISNVEGTFTYVNENFCKVSKYTSEELIGKPHTILLSGVHPPEYFIEMGNAMLAGKPFRGEFCNRAKDGSLYWVDSTVVPFLDDKGEVYQFISINRDITEKKEAEEQLRANKERYKSIIAVSNTGAWEYDHETNKVWHSAQYFSMLGYDEPQGVWEGPDSLSWVTQLHPEDKERAVEVFDDFMKGNDKDIYENIFRMRHKNGDWVWILSRAKRLLDKDGNITNICLGTHTNITERVKADDKIRETEQLIKKITSQVPGNTYMFEIEESGMPNILFVNRGAEEFNFRADLNDISADAAKILEVWHPDDRALFTEKMKEARLTTGRISFQYRVIVNDAIRWRWLQATPEEGKDGKMIWYGATRDITDLVDYIASAEQILFDISHVLRRPVSSMLALTTLINEGDLDVEEVLHFARQLHPVALEMDKFMIELNEVYERKRKVNTLNIDFHLLVDKRNSLFDRSNGGMKL, from the coding sequence ATGGAAAACCTATTGCTAACGCCCGACAAGGAAAAGAACTATCAAAGCTATATGGTATTTGCACTGACCATTATTTGGTCTTTGGCAACGAGTTTGGTTGTTGTTGTGGGGTTTTTCTATTTTCCGTTACTATGGTCACGGTGGGTACTTTTATTAACCATTGCAATTGTTATAGCTGTATCTAATCTCGCCTTAAACTATTACGGCCATACGCGCACGGCCAGCTGGTTACTTTGCACCATGCTTTGGTTTTACATTACCATTCCATGTATTACGGCAGGAGGTATTTTTGCCCCGGGCATTCTCTCGCAAACGGCTATTATTCTTACAGCAGGATTTTTATTGGGCCGCCGTGGTGGCCTGGCCATAGGGCTATTAACCATTGTTGCCGACTTTTTGCTCGCCTGGCTGGAATTAAACGGACACTTACCTGAAACGGTTGTTTTGCATGATCCTTTCAGCCGTTGGATCAGTGCTATTATTCCTTTCGGTACCGTAATGGTTTTACAATATTACGCAATTGATCATCTAAGAAAAAGCCTAACCTCTATGCAAAGGGAAATGGTAAAACGAAGAAATGCCGAAGCAGCCAAAGATGACACATCGCGGGAGCTCTCCGTGCGCGAACAAGAACTGCAAGATTACAAATATGCCCTGGATATTTCGTCAATTGTGGCCATTTCAAATGTGGAGGGCACTTTCACTTACGTTAATGAGAATTTTTGTAAAGTGAGTAAGTATACGTCGGAGGAACTGATAGGTAAGCCACATACCATACTCTTGTCCGGCGTACATCCACCTGAATACTTTATTGAGATGGGTAATGCTATGCTGGCCGGAAAGCCTTTTCGTGGTGAGTTTTGTAACAGGGCAAAGGATGGTTCTTTATATTGGGTTGACTCCACTGTGGTTCCGTTTCTGGATGATAAAGGCGAGGTTTATCAGTTCATTTCCATCAACCGGGATATTACGGAAAAAAAGGAAGCAGAAGAACAGCTCAGAGCCAACAAAGAACGGTATAAATCCATTATCGCCGTGTCTAACACCGGCGCATGGGAGTACGACCACGAAACAAATAAAGTATGGCATAGCGCGCAATATTTCTCCATGTTGGGTTATGATGAGCCGCAAGGCGTTTGGGAAGGTCCGGATAGCTTGTCATGGGTAACTCAGTTACATCCTGAAGATAAAGAACGGGCCGTTGAGGTTTTCGATGACTTTATGAAAGGAAACGACAAGGATATTTACGAGAACATTTTCCGTATGCGTCACAAAAATGGCGACTGGGTATGGATCCTTTCACGTGCTAAACGGCTGCTTGATAAAGACGGCAACATTACCAATATCTGTTTAGGCACCCATACCAATATTACGGAACGGGTAAAGGCCGACGATAAAATAAGGGAAACAGAACAATTGATAAAAAAGATCACCAGCCAAGTGCCGGGCAATACCTATATGTTTGAAATAGAGGAAAGCGGCATGCCAAATATATTATTTGTTAACAGGGGAGCAGAGGAATTCAATTTCAGGGCTGATCTGAATGATATTTCGGCCGACGCTGCAAAGATCCTGGAAGTTTGGCACCCGGATGACCGGGCGTTATTTACTGAAAAAATGAAGGAAGCACGTCTTACAACTGGGCGAATTAGCTTTCAATACCGTGTTATTGTAAACGACGCGATAAGATGGCGCTGGCTGCAGGCCACACCCGAGGAAGGCAAAGACGGGAAAATGATCTGGTATGGCGCTACGCGCGATATCACCGATCTGGTAGATTATATTGCCTCTGCCGAACAGATACTGTTTGATATTTCGCACGTTCTCAGACGCCCGGTTTCGTCAATGCTTGCGCTTACTACGCTCATCAATGAGGGAGATCTGGATGTGGAAGAGGTGCTGCATTTTGCGCGCCAGCTGCATCCCGTAGCGCTTGAAATGGACAAGTTTATGATAGAACTGAACGAGGTATATGAGCGGAAAAGAAAGGTAAATACGCTAAATATTGATTTCCATTTGCTTGTAGATAAGCGAAATTCTTTGTTTGATAGAAGTAATGGGGGTATGAAGTTATAG
- a CDS encoding S10 family serine carboxypeptidase-like protein, producing the protein MFTFSHQRAVFVKPGITAIILVLILSSWATTNGLVTPVTGHNQISIGNNTYNYNATAAHLPVKNNNDKVVADIFYTAYTLNTTSTRPVTFVFNGGPGSASVWLHMGALAPVRVQTGNANYSGNPQTWLQFTDLVFIDPVGTGYSRAAEGFDEKQFYGYKEDVEVIAQFVAQYLKNANNKLSGIYLAGESYGGARAAGLAAQLQNNYNIKIAGLTLISPALNYKTVTFKTGNDAAYPLYMPTYALIAQYHKQLAPELLALPPQQLAALVKTFANIEYSQLLNGDTTNVNSTLNKLSYYTGINKNWLKQHNYRITDHEFAQLILNEDGNRTGIFDARVAGISKKGDPSEAALRTTYPKALANYFQNELGFKTDLDYKATITISDWNFGSRRAGYYLDVIPQLKQLLKENPLLRVHVVGGYYDLATPVETIKQAVSELNTAQVSSNYYNAGHMIYTDNNVNAQFYADSKAFYTNIN; encoded by the coding sequence ATGTTCACATTCTCGCATCAGCGCGCAGTTTTTGTTAAACCCGGCATAACTGCAATAATCTTAGTACTTATATTAAGCTCATGGGCTACAACCAACGGCTTGGTAACACCAGTAACCGGTCATAACCAAATTTCAATTGGCAATAACACGTATAACTACAATGCTACTGCTGCGCATCTGCCGGTAAAAAACAATAACGATAAGGTAGTCGCCGATATATTTTACACAGCTTATACGCTCAATACTACTTCTACCCGCCCGGTAACGTTTGTATTTAACGGTGGCCCGGGCTCTGCTTCGGTATGGCTGCACATGGGTGCATTAGCGCCTGTAAGGGTACAAACAGGTAACGCAAATTATAGCGGCAATCCGCAAACATGGTTACAATTTACAGATCTGGTTTTTATTGATCCGGTAGGCACAGGCTATAGCCGCGCGGCTGAAGGCTTTGACGAAAAGCAATTTTACGGATATAAGGAAGATGTTGAGGTGATTGCGCAATTTGTAGCTCAATATTTAAAAAATGCTAACAATAAACTTTCAGGCATTTATTTGGCCGGTGAGAGCTATGGCGGAGCCCGCGCGGCAGGTTTGGCTGCACAGCTGCAAAACAATTACAATATTAAAATAGCCGGACTAACGCTTATTTCGCCGGCATTGAATTATAAAACGGTTACGTTCAAAACCGGTAATGATGCCGCTTACCCGCTCTATATGCCTACTTACGCGCTTATAGCACAGTATCATAAACAGTTAGCTCCTGAGTTGCTGGCTTTGCCACCGCAACAATTAGCCGCACTTGTTAAGACCTTTGCTAACATTGAGTACAGCCAGTTATTAAATGGAGATACTACCAATGTCAATAGCACTTTAAACAAACTCAGCTATTACACAGGCATTAATAAAAACTGGCTAAAACAACATAACTACCGCATAACTGACCATGAATTTGCACAACTGATTTTGAACGAGGATGGCAACCGCACAGGCATATTTGATGCACGGGTGGCCGGCATCAGTAAAAAAGGCGATCCAAGCGAGGCCGCATTACGCACTACTTATCCAAAGGCTTTGGCAAATTATTTTCAAAACGAGCTTGGCTTTAAAACAGATCTGGATTACAAAGCTACCATTACCATAAGCGATTGGAACTTTGGCTCACGCCGGGCAGGTTACTACCTCGATGTGATCCCTCAGCTAAAACAACTTTTAAAAGAAAACCCGTTATTAAGAGTGCATGTGGTTGGTGGCTATTATGATCTGGCTACGCCCGTTGAAACCATAAAGCAAGCGGTAAGTGAGTTAAACACAGCGCAGGTTAGCAGTAACTATTATAATGCCGGTCACATGATCTACACAGACAACAATGTTAACGCTCAGTTTTATGCCGATAGCAAGGCCTTTTATACAAACATAAACTAA
- a CDS encoding TetR family transcriptional regulator C-terminal domain-containing protein, with amino-acid sequence MATKETIKKAFIDYVLTEGKRPNSVYVFAKKQKMSEADFYDLYASFDAIEEGIWTDIGQTVISEVKAQDVWAGYAAREKALSFFYSFFELLKRDRSFAVYSLKHAPKGLQTPKVFEGLKNLFLNFSDEILNEGLESGELSDRKFFAKRYKDALWAQLVFVLHFWIKDSSAGFEKTDEAIEKGINVAFDLFQRSPIDNLLDYGKFLMQNGSLKEFVS; translated from the coding sequence ATGGCCACTAAAGAAACTATCAAAAAAGCATTTATTGATTACGTGCTAACCGAAGGCAAAAGGCCTAACTCGGTTTATGTGTTTGCTAAAAAGCAAAAAATGAGCGAGGCCGATTTTTATGACCTGTATGCCTCTTTCGATGCGATAGAGGAAGGTATATGGACAGACATAGGGCAAACTGTTATCAGTGAAGTTAAAGCGCAGGATGTTTGGGCCGGTTATGCCGCCCGCGAAAAAGCCCTGTCGTTTTTCTACAGCTTTTTTGAACTGCTAAAACGCGACCGCAGCTTTGCCGTTTATAGTTTAAAACACGCGCCTAAGGGTCTGCAAACCCCTAAAGTTTTTGAGGGATTAAAAAACTTGTTCTTAAACTTCAGCGATGAAATATTGAATGAAGGCCTGGAAAGTGGCGAATTATCTGACCGTAAGTTTTTTGCTAAACGTTACAAAGACGCGCTTTGGGCTCAGCTGGTATTTGTGCTGCATTTCTGGATAAAAGACAGCTCAGCAGGTTTTGAAAAAACGGACGAAGCTATTGAAAAAGGCATTAATGTAGCCTTTGATCTTTTCCAGCGCTCACCAATTGATAACCTGTTAGATTATGGCAAGTTTTTAATGCAGAACGGCTCGTTAAAAGAGTTTGTTAGCTAA
- a CDS encoding ABC1 kinase family protein has translation MAEQASEQNSIPTSKLQRSGKFVKTGLKVSGNYIKHYSKKLFNPDLDRTELDEDNAGDIYQSLSELKGSALKVAQMLSMDKNLLPQAYVNKFSQSQYNAPPLSGPLIYQTFRKYLGKSPDKIYDKFELKSSNAASIGQVHKAELNDKQLAIKIQYPGVGDSISSDLKLVKPFALRLIGMSGKELDVYMNEVEERLLEETDYELEVRRSIEFSKACADLDNVVFPKYYPELSGKRIITMDWLDGMHLREFLNTNPSQQLRDQVGQALWDFYNFQQHELKAVHADPHPGNFLITPEGKLGVIDFGCIKEMPDDFYYPFYSLIYTQTLNNKEETIAAFRRLEMILPNDTEQQINFYYTMYKQMIGLFARPYIDPVVDFGQADFFNELYAFGDKISKMPEFKQPRGVKHFIYINRTNFGLYSILHDLKARVKTDTYKPHFALILA, from the coding sequence ATGGCAGAACAGGCATCAGAACAAAATAGCATCCCTACAAGTAAGTTGCAACGCTCGGGCAAGTTTGTAAAAACCGGTCTGAAAGTTAGCGGCAACTATATAAAGCATTACTCTAAAAAACTTTTCAACCCTGATCTTGACCGTACAGAGTTAGACGAGGATAACGCTGGAGATATCTACCAATCGTTAAGCGAGCTGAAAGGAAGCGCGTTAAAGGTAGCGCAAATGCTCAGCATGGATAAAAACCTGCTGCCACAGGCTTATGTAAATAAGTTCTCTCAATCGCAGTATAATGCCCCTCCCCTTTCGGGTCCGCTTATTTACCAAACCTTTAGAAAGTATTTAGGTAAATCGCCGGATAAGATCTATGATAAGTTTGAACTGAAATCATCTAACGCTGCCTCCATCGGCCAGGTACATAAAGCCGAATTGAACGACAAACAACTGGCGATTAAGATACAGTATCCTGGTGTTGGCGATTCCATATCATCCGACCTAAAACTCGTAAAACCCTTCGCGCTTCGGCTAATAGGCATGAGTGGCAAAGAGCTGGACGTTTACATGAACGAGGTAGAAGAACGCCTGCTGGAAGAAACCGATTACGAACTGGAGGTGCGCCGCTCTATTGAATTTTCAAAAGCTTGTGCTGATCTTGATAATGTGGTGTTCCCGAAATACTATCCGGAGTTATCGGGTAAACGCATCATCACCATGGATTGGCTGGATGGCATGCACCTGCGTGAGTTTTTAAACACCAACCCATCACAGCAACTACGCGACCAGGTGGGGCAAGCTTTGTGGGATTTTTATAATTTTCAGCAGCATGAGCTGAAAGCCGTACACGCCGACCCACATCCCGGTAATTTCCTTATCACACCTGAAGGCAAGCTTGGTGTTATTGATTTTGGCTGCATCAAAGAAATGCCTGATGATTTTTATTATCCATTCTACTCTTTAATTTATACCCAAACGCTTAATAATAAAGAAGAAACCATAGCAGCGTTCCGCAGACTGGAAATGATATTGCCTAATGATACCGAACAGCAGATCAACTTCTATTACACCATGTACAAGCAAATGATAGGCTTGTTTGCGCGTCCGTATATTGACCCGGTTGTTGATTTTGGCCAGGCCGACTTTTTTAATGAGTTGTATGCTTTTGGTGATAAAATTTCAAAGATGCCGGAGTTTAAACAGCCGCGTGGTGTTAAACATTTCATCTACATCAATCGCACTAATTTCGGGCTGTACAGCATTTTGCATGACCTAAAGGCTCGTGTTAAAACAGATACCTATAAGCCGCATTTTGCTTTAATTTTGGCGTAA